Within Nosocomiicoccus ampullae, the genomic segment GATCGTAATAAAGTAATGAATTATATCAATGAATATGAAGGTCTATTAAAAGGTATTTTATATCAAGATAAAAATTCTAAATCATATGCAAAACATATCGACGGTTATTTAGAAGAAGCAGTCGTTAACCATGATTTAAAATTAAAAGAAGAACAATTTAATGAACTCATGAACCATTTCGCTTAGTAAAAAACGCAAATTAAGTCTACACTTAATTTGCGTTTTTATTTTTGTAAACGAAAATGATTGCTTTGTTAGCGTAAACTACCTAATCATCAATATAACGGAGGAGTCGTTAACGTAAACGGAGTTTGTGTTAAATAGTTTTTTATCTATTAACGATAAAGGGATTTATGTTAAAACACAACTCGTTTCGTTAACGCAAACGTCTTAATCGTCAACAAAACGAAGGACTCGTTAACGTAAAAGCAATTTGCGTTAACGAACATCTCAATTCAACATGTCTAAAACAAAAAGTTCAATCATTTTTATCAGAAAGTTCTTAATAATTGTGCTAGAATTAGTTTAAAGTAATTCGAAAACCGAAATAAGAGGTGTCAATATGCGTACAGTCTTTAGTTATGCGCTAAAGTATAAATGGATTATTATTATCGGACTACTACTCATGTTTGTAGAGCTTGCTGTTGAACTGATACAGCCGCTATTTATTCGCGGAGTGATTGATGACGGTATTACCGTAAGCAATTTAAATAACGTTTGGATGTATTTAGGACTTATGTTAGCCGCTTCGATCATCTCAACAATTGCTGGGGTATTTAATACATACTTATCAAGCTATGCAACGAACGCATTTGGTAATGATTTAAGAAATGCGATTTTTAGACGAGTACAACATTTTACGTTAGAAACTCTGTCTAAATTTAATGGGTCGACATTAATCACAAGGTTGACTCAAGACGTTTTAATTTCAGAGATGTTAGTGTTTTTTGGGATGCGTATTTTACTTCGTGCACCGCTTCTTGTAATTGGTTCTCTTGTGATGTCGTTTGTCGTTAACGTTAAGCTTGGATTTTACTTAACACTACTGACACCAATTTTATTCGTATTTTTATTTGTCACAGCGACAATAGGTGCAAAGATTTTTAGTCGTATTCAAAAACGTCTCGATAAAATTAACCGTTTCTTCCAAGAGAATTTAAGCGGTATGTTATTAATTAAAGTAAATAACCGAGCAGAATATGAATCAGAACGATTTAGTAATATCGCAGGTAAACTCCGTGATGATATGATTTTTGGACTCCGTTTAATGGAGTCAATTTTACCCGTATTATTACTTATTATGAATGGAAGTTTACTACTTGTACTTTATATATCATCTGATTTAATTCAAACAAATAACGTTCAAGTCGGTGAAGTTGTTGCGGTCATTAATTACGCGTTAAGAATGCAAGGTGGCTTCTCAATGTTTAGTTTCTTAATTATCTCAGCAACGCGCGCAAAAGCTTCAGCAGATCGTATTAGTGAAGTACTCCATGAAGATGTTGATGAATTAGATGACGGTAGAAAGATTGAACACACTGAAGGAAGCTCGGTCGAGTTTCAAAACGTATCTTTTAAATATGTGAATAGTGTTTCGAACATATTAGAAGATGTTTCTTTTAAAGTTGATAAAAATGAAACACTTGTCATTATGGGAGCGACTGGTTCAGGTAAAAGTTCTCTCGTTAACTTAATTCCAAGACTTTACGATGCAACAAAAGGTAATGTATATGTGGATGGTAAAAATGTAAAAGATTGGAATGTGAACGAACTCAGAGATTTAATCGGTTATGTACCACAATCAGCGGTATTATTCACTGGGACGATTTTTGAAAATATGCTCTGGGGAGATGAGTATGCGTCTCTAAATGACGTATACGACTCGACAAGAAAAGCACAAGTTCATGAAAATATTATTCGCTTTGATCATCAGTACAACACTCAAGTCGGTCAGCGCGGTGTACAGTTATCCGGTGGACAAAAGCAACGTCTCTCGATTGCTCGAGCACTCGTGAAACGCCCATCTATTCTAATACTTGACGACTCAACAAGTGCATTAGATGCGACAACAGAGAATAGCCTCTGGGAAGAAATGGATAACTTAAATGTCACGAGAGTAATTATTACTCAAAAAATTTCTACTGCAAAAACTGCTGATAAAATACTTCTCCTTGAAGAAGGAAAAGTATCCGCTATTGGAACACATGACTCACTTCTTTTAGAATCTGAACTTTATCAGTCTATAGTAGAAAGTCAGAAGACAGGAGGGTCGTTTGATGATTAAGTTTTTAAAAGAACCATTTGGTTTAAAGCCAATTTTAAAGAAAGAAGATATTGGTAAACAAAGTCGAGAAAATCAGCGCCGGGCATCGAATATGTCAGGGACGTTAAAACGATTCTGGAAGTTTATGAGAGATGAACGGTTTAGAATTTTACTCGTGATATGTATTGTTGTAATCACGAGTTTACTTGGAATTGTTGGGCCATTTTTAGTCGGACAAGTGATTGACAATTATCTCGTACCTAAAGAATTCGATGGATTTGTCACAGTGTTACTGATATTACTCGGTGTTTATGTGCTACATAGTATTTCGACGTTAGCACAGTCATTTATAATGGTCGGTGCGAGTCAGCGTACAGTATTCAACATGAGATATCGACTATTCAACCATATGCAGTATTTACCGATTGACTTTTATAATAAGCGCCAACAAGGTGAATTAATGAGTCGTATGACAAACGATATTGAAACGATTTCTCAGACATTAAACACGTCATTTATTCAGTTTACGACGAGTGTGATTACACTAATTGGGACAGTTTCAGTGATGCTTTACTTAAGTCCGTTATTAACTGTTCTGACGTTAACGATTATTCCATTACTCGTTATTTTAATTAAATATATTACGAATCGTACACGCCCACTCTATAGAATTCGACAAAAACGTACGGGTGAATTAAATGCCTATATTGAAGAAGTCATTTCTGGTCAAGAAATTGTGAAAGCTTTTAGTCAAGAAGATTACGTCATTGATCAGTTTGAAAAAAGAACGAGAAACTTACGTGACGTCACATTTTGGGCGAACCTTTATAGTGGGATGATTCCAAAAATCATGAATATGTTAAACAACTTAAGTTTTACGATTGTTGCTGGAATCGGCGGTATATTAGCACTCACAACAGATACTGTGACAGTGGGTATAATCGTTGTGTTTGCTGAATACGCGAGACAATTTACGAGACCACTCGCCGATCTTGCGAACCAATTTAACCAAGTGCTTTCAGCAATCGCAGGCGCAGAGCGTGTATTTGACATTATCGATACTGAAAGAGAAAAAGATGACGGCATGATTACAAATAGAAACTTAGACGGTCATATTGAATTTAAAAATGTTGTCTTTCGTTATGACAAAGACCAAAAGTGTCCAACGATTAATAATGTATCATTTGATATAAAACCTGGTGAATCAGTCGCACTCATCGGATCGACTGGTGCTGGGAAAACAACGATTGTACAGTTATTAAATCGTTTCTACGAAGTGGATGCTGGTGAAATTTTAATTGACGGGGACAAAATTGAAGACTATAAGCGTGACGTATTAAAAGAAAATACTGCATTTGTCTTACAAGATCCATTTATCTTTAACGCTTCAATTAAAGATAACGTGAGATTTGGTAAACTAGACGCAACTGATGAAGAAATCATCGAAGCGTGTAAAAGTGCAAATGCGCACGACTTTATTATGGGGCTTGAAGACGGATATGATACAGTAATTGACGGAGAAAAACAGGCACTATCTGTTGGTGAACGTCAACTCGTTTCAATTGCACGTGCATTCGTTAGAGATCCAAATATTTTACTACTAGATGAAGCAACGTCCAGTATCGATACGATTACAGAATTAAAGATTCAAGAAGCATTAGAAAGTTTAATGAAAGACCGGACATCAATTATTATTGCCCACCGTTTAAACACTGTTCGAGCTGTCGATCGTTTAATTGTGTTAGAACACGGTGAAATTATAGAAATCGGTAGCCATGAGGAATTGCTTGAACAAAAAGGAGTTTACTATAATATGGTAAACGGATAGAATTAAAACATGATATACTCTATAATAGTGAGAGAAATTATAATAAAAGGTGAGAAATAATGGCGACTAAAGATGAGATTGTAGCAGCTGCTAAAGATGTAGGTAAGATGATTGCCGACACTGAAGAAGTAAAATTCTTTGAAAAGGCAGAAGCTAAAATTCATGAAAATAAAGAAGTCCGTGAAAAAATGGCAAGTTTACGTTCATTACAACAACAAGCAGTAAATTTCCAAAGTTACGGTAAAACACGTGCATACGAACTTGCACAAGAAAAAATCGATGCGCTTGAAAAAGAATTAGATGATATGCCAATTGTACAGCAATTCATCGATGCACAAGAGAATGTAAATGATATTTTACAAATGGTTTCGCACGCGATTAGTAGTTCTGTCACATACGAAGTGATTGAAAGAACTGGTGGCGATCACCTTGAAGGTGAAACAGGCGCAGGCATGAAAAATAAGGCAAGTAAAGACGTTGAATAAAAGGGAGTGACTAGAGTCACTCTTTTTTTCATGGTATAATTTATTAGATATTAACGGTTAGGATGAGTGTATATGTCGAACGTAACTCCGATGATGAAACAATATTTATCGATTAAAGAAGAACATAAAGATGCGTTTTTATTTTTTAGACTTGGAGATTTTTACGAGTTATTTTATGATGATGCAGTTGAAGCGGCAAAATTACTTGAAATCACGTTAACGTCTAGAGATAAAACGAGCAACATACCGATGGCTGGTGTACCGTATCATTCTGCTACACGGTATATTGAAAAGCTGATTAACCACGGCTATAAAGTTGCAATTTGTGAGCAAATGGAAGACCCTAAAGCTGTGAAAGGTATGGTGAAGCGTGAAGTAGTACGCGTAATTACACCAGGAACATTAATTGATGATTTCGGAATTTCTCAAGATGAGAGTAACTATATATTATCTTTAAATCACCGAGATGATATATATGACGTCGTGTACGGTGATATTTCTACAGGGGATATGTATTCATTTGAAACAAAAGACCTCGACACCCTTTACACTCAGTTGTCTCGAATTAACCCTAGAGAAATTGTTGTATCTAATAATAGTGAAGCGGTACTTCATAACTTTTATAATGATCCACCACTTATTACAGTTGTTGACGGTACGTCTAGTGAAGTGCAATTACTTTCATATATTGAGTCTCAAAATAAACAAAAGCTTTCACATTTAAAAGATATTATAGAAATTAATGTCGACTCGAATTTAAAATTATCTCAATCAACCATTAGTAACTTAGAACTTGTTGAAAATTTACAGACGAAAAAACAAAAAGGATCATTGTATTGGTATTTAAATAAAACTGAAACACCGATGGGCCGAAGAAAATTAAAGCGTCTAATTGAATCACCACTTGTAAATCTTGAAGAAATTAAAAATCGTCAAGATGTTGTTGGTAAATTACTTGAAAACTTTATAGAGCGTGAAGATATTAAAGCAGCTTTAAATAACGTGTACGATATTGAAAGATTAACAGGACGAATGAGCTTTGGAAATATAGATGTTAAAGGTTTTATTGAACTTAGAGATTCGTTAGAAGGACTTCCGAATGTTTATAAGCTTTTATCATCTATTGGTTTAATCGATAACGTATTATTTAAAGATTTTGACGTATTAAGTGATGTATACGAAATGCTAAAAGTATTAAAATCTGACGCACCGAAGACGATTCGTGAAGGCAATATATTTGAATACGGTGTGAGTAAAGAACTAGATGAATTAAGAGATATTCAAAATAACTCTAGAGAATGGTTAGAGAATTATTTATCTAAAGAGAAAGAAAAGACAAACATAAAAAATATGAAGATTGGATTTAATAAAGTGTTTGGATATTTCTTAGAAATCTCTAAAGGCCAAGCGGCGACGTTTGATGCAGAAAAGTATGGGTATGATCGTAGACAAACGTTAACTAACTCTGAACGCTACATTACACCAGAGTTAAAAGAGATGGAAGATAAAATTTTAAAAGCTGAAGATGAAAGTGTTATTTTAGAATACAACATGTTTATCGACTTAAGAGAAAAAGTAAAGGGACATACTGAAAGACTTCAGAGAACGAGTGAACAGTTATCTATACTTGATTGCTTAATTAGCTTTGCGGACGTCTCAAATGAGTATCAACTCGTAAGGCCAGAATTCACAGAAGATGAACTAGAAATTATTGACGGTAGACATCCAATTGTAGAAAAGATGCTCGGAGAAAGAACGTACGTACCTAACGACGTTAAAATGGATGATGATACGTTTATCTATTTAATTACGGGACCAAACATGAGTGGTAAAAGTACGTATATGCGCCAAGTGGCAATCATTACGATTATGTCTCAAATTGGTATGAACGTACCTGCGGCTTCTTGTAAAATTCCGATATTTGACGCTATTTATACACGTATTGGAGCAAGTGATGACTTATCAAGTGGTAAATCGACATTTATGATTGAAATGATGGAAGCAAACGATGCACTTAAACACGCGACTAAAAATAGTCTAATTATATTTGATGAACTTGGCCGTGGAACTTCAACATATGACGGAATGGCACTTGCTGAAGCGATGTTAAAATATATTCATAACTATATCGGTGCAAAAACTTTATTCTCAACACATTACCATGAATTGACGGATTTAGATGCGTCGCTACATCATTTAATGAACGTTCACGTAAAAGCAAGCGAGAAAAATGGTGTGTTAGAGTTTCAGCATAAAGTTGAAAAAGGTGCGGTTGAAAAAAGTTATGGTATCCAAGTTGCTGAGCTTGCAGATCTTCCGAGAGAAGTAACAATTGAAGCGCGTAAAGTGTTAAAACGTTTAGAAAATACGAATGACAATACTGTTGACGTTACGCAATTAGAGTTAACGTTAGATGATACGTCAGAACAAACAAGTACTATAGAAGAAAAAATCAAAACGTTAAACATTAATCATATATCACCAATCGAAGCGTTAACGTTACTTAGTGAATTTCAAGACGAATTAAAGTAAAGAGGGGATTATATGGAGAGAGTCCATGTACTAGATCCAGTTATCCAAAATAAAATAGCAGCGGGTGAAGTTGTCGAACGCCCAAGTTCCATTGTTAAAGAACTTGTTGAAAACTCGATAGATGCTCACTCAACATCTATTGAGGTCTTTATCGAAGAAAGTGGTCTTAAAAAAATTAGAGTTGTCGATAATGGTGAAGGTATTGACGATAGAGATAGCCGTTTAATATTCGAGCGTCATGCAACGAGTAAAATCGCTGAAGACTATGATTTATTTGAAATTCGCTCGATGGGATTTCGTGGTGAGGCACTTGCGAGTATTGGTGCAGTGTCTAAAGCAACGGTTGAAAGTTATCGTAAAGACAGACAGCCATTTAAATTAGAATACAATGGTGGCAGAGAAGTTGGCTACCATGAAGGCAAATCTCGCGTTGGTACAGTAGTGACGATAGAAGACTTATTTTTTAACACACCAGCAAGATATAAATATATTAAAAGTTTAAGAACTGAAGCGGGCCGTATTATTGATATGATGCAACGCTTTAGTTTTAACCATCCAGATATTCAGTTTAAACTCGTCTTTGATGGGAAAGTTCGATTTCAAACAAAAGGAAATGGTAACTTAAAAGAAGTCATTGCAGATGTTTACGGGCTAAATGTTGCGAGACATAGCGTAAAAGTTGAAGGTACAACACCAGACTATAAGTTATCAGGATTTGTTGTTCGACCAGAAATTACGAGAAGTAATAAAAATTATATTAATCTTTCAATTAATTCTCGAATTATTAAAGATTTTAGACTCGTCGCGAGTGTCGTTGAAAGTTATCATACGTTACTTCCGAAAGATAAATTTCCAGTCGTCATTTTAAATATCGATATGGATCCAAAACTTGTCGATGTAAACGTACATCCTGCAAAAACTGAAGTCCGGTTATCTAAACTTAAAGAGTTACAACGCCTAATTGAAACTACAATTAAAGATGCGCTACAGTCAGAACGTTTAATTCCAGAAATGGAGACACGTGAGAAAAAAGAAAAGCCAGTCATAACACAAAACGTCTTTGATTTTGCACCTAGACAAGTCAGAGATGATTATGATTACGTATCTAATAATAAAATCAATACAAGTGACTTTAGTTCAAAAGAGAGTAATGATAACAAAGAGACGTATATCGAACAAACAATTAATGATAACATCAGTCACTCTAATGAAAGTTATGACGACTATCAAGATTCTAAATTACCGTATTTAGAAATTGTCGGACAAGTCCACGGAACGTATATATTAATGCAAAATGACTCAGGAATGTATTTAATGGATCAACACGCCGCGCAAGAACGCATTAAATATGAATATTTCTATGAGAACATTCAAAATAGTGATGAGCGTGTGCCATTACTATTACCGTATCATTTTGAGTTTTCATATGATGACGTCATTCGTATCGATGAAAAACTCAATGATTTAAAAGCACTAGGATTTAATATTGAAAAAACAGGTATGAAGCAATATACAGTAACGGAGTATCCATCTTGGATATTAAAAGATGATCCAGAAGGAGATATCGAGTCAGTCATTGATTTTATTTCAAACACAGAAAACTTTTCAGTGAATAAGTACCGTGAAGATATGTCTATAATGATGAGTTGTAAACAGTCAATAAAAGCGAATCACTACTTAGATGAAAACCAAATGCGTACATTGCTAGATGACTTATCCAAATGTAAGTCACCATACACGTGTCCACATGGTCGACCAGTCATCATTAAGTGGTCGACATATGAGATTGAAAAGATGTTTAACCGTATTATGAAATAAGAGGTGTTCTAATGAAACAACAAATTGTATATACGAGAGACGAAGCAATTGATGTGAAAATTTCCGAACCAGAAAACCCGAAAGCAGCTGTATTAGTACTTCACGGAATTTCTGAACATAGTGGACGTTATGATTATTTACTTAATTTCTTTAAATCGCATGATATTTACGGTGTAATTTATGATCATAACGGTCACGGAAATAGAGATAACGGCAATCGTGGTGAAATTGGAAGTTTTGAAAAACTCGTCTTAGATGCTAAAGACGTGTATGATTCACTACCGAATCACTTACCAAAATTTGTAATTGGTCATTCTATGGGGAGTATCGTTTTAAGATTACTACTTACTTCGATTTGTCCAACAGGTGCAGTGATTGTTGGAACTGGAGACAGAACGACTCCAGTTGAAAAGATTCAAACAGCTTTTGTGAATGGTGTTTCAAAAATTACACCAAATTTTAAAAGTTTACTTTTAAATCAACTTGCATTCAGAGGATTTGACCGTCAAGTCGAAGGTACTGCTAAAAATAGATGGATTAGTAAAAATTACGAAAATGTCGTAAAGTTCAACCAAGACCCACTTTCTGGACACCCGGTGTCAGTGAATACATTTAAAGCATTAAACAATGCGATTATTGCAGTGAACAGTGAAGAAATAATTAAAAAATATAATAAGGATACAAACTTCTTATTAATTAGCGGTAAAGATGATCCATTTAGTCACCAAGGAAAAGATATTGAGAAATTAGATGCGACATTAAAAGCTTATGGATATAATACAAAATCAGTATTGTATGAAGATTACCGTCATGAAATTTTAAATGAAAATATTAAAAATGATGTCTACCGTACAATTTTAGACTGGATGGATAATAGTATCGATGACTAAACCTAAAATTATTTGTCTCGTTGGTCCAACTGGTGTTGGTAAAACAGAATTATCGATTAAAATCGCAAAGCATTTTAACTTTAACGTCATTAGCGGTGACTCAATGCAAGTTTATAAAGGCATGGATATAGGTACTGGTAAAATTACTGAAAGTGAAATGGACGGTGTTCGTCATGAGATGATTGATATTCTATCTCCTGACAAAAACTTTTCTGTGAAAGAGTTTCAGGAACTTGTGACGAAATTAATCGAAAAAGAATACGACAATAATAATACACCTTTTATCGTCGGTGGAACGGCATTTTACATCCATGCACTAATTAACGATTTTCAATTTAATGATGAAGATGAAGATGAAAAACTAGAATTAGTGAATTATTTTGAACAGTTTACAAATGAGGCGCTTCATGAAAAAGTAAAAGAAATTAATGAAGATATTCATATTAATAATCGTAAGCGTATGATTCGGGTGCTAATTAAAAATAAACTGGGTCAAAAGAAGCAGCATGATACGACGAGTAAATATGACGCTTTAATCATTGGATTATATGACGACAGAGAAAAGCTATATGAGAGAATAAATAACCGCGTATTAAATATGATAGATCACGGACTTGAAAAAGAAGTAAGATATTTATTTGATCATTATAAGTTATCTAAAACAGCACTTGGTGCGATTGGTTATCATGAATTTATCGATTATTTTAACGGGGACAAGTCTTTAGAAACAGTGATTAAAGATATTCAAAGAGACTCAAGAAGATATGCAAAAAGGCAACTAACGTATTTAAGAAATAAATTAGACGTTGAATGGTTCAAAGTCGGTGTCGATGAGAGTGACATTCTAAATAGAATTGAGTCATTTTTAAAAAAGTCCCATTGATTTTTCAATGAGACTTTTTTATCTATTGATGAGTGTCATAGAGATACGGTTCGAGTATTTTGTATAGATTATCATAAGTGATGTGAGTATTATTTATACGTTTAGCAATTTTACCTTCACGGGAGACGACAAACATCGTAAAGTTTAATTTCACTTCATTTTTAAATATTTTAAATTTATCTTCAGTAAGATAACTAAAAATAGGGTGTTTTGTGTCACCTTTTACGTCTACTTTTTCCATTAATGGTAATTGTATAGAAAGAGAATTGTGTAGGGCATGATCTAGATTACTTGATGATAATGCTTCTTTTTCTTTAAATTGATCCGTTGGAAATAGAAGTATATTTAAACCGTCTTTTTTATAATTCTCGTACAGTTTTTCGAGGATAGTGAGTTGAGGTACGTCGGTAATATCACTTGATATTGTGACTATCAAGAGTACCTGTCCTTTAAATTCTGACATTTTAACTAGATTTTTATGAATGTCCCTAGCTTTTAAATTATAAAATTCTTTTCCCATAAACATATCACCTATCTTCCAATGGTATTCTATTCACTTATTTTGAAATTTATAAACACGAAATGAAAAAGTATATATGTTTGAGGTGAGAAATTGAACACACAATATAATGGAGTTATTGTCGCTGTAAATACTAACGACACACATGATATTAAAAGTGAAGTCGCAGAATTAAAAGTACTTGCAGAATCTATAAATATAAAAATATTAGGGATTCACATACAAAATCGACACGAGATCGATAAACGCTATTACGTTGGCAGTGGATTTTTAAAAGAAATAAGCGAGATGTATGAGGATCTGGATTATGTCATTGTAAATGATGAAATTAAGGCGTCACAAAATAGAAATATAGAGTCAGTTCTTGATACATCTGTTCTCGACCGCACACAAATTATTTTAGATATATTTAGTTTAAGAGCAGACACTAAAGCTGGACAACTTCAAGTCGAACTTGCTCAACTTGAGTATTTAGTACCAAGACTTCGTGGACAAGGAATTAACCTTTCTCGTTTAGGTGGGGGGATTGGTACAAGAGGTCCAGGTGAGACGAAATTAGAAACAGATCGACGTCACATCAATAGGCGCATTAAAGAAATCAAAAATGAATTGAAAACAATTGAAAATACGCGTAAAAACTATCGTGAAAATCGTAATAGAAAAAAAGTGACTAAATTTAGTTTAATTGGTTATACGAATGCCGGAAAATCTGCGATGTTTAACGCGTTAACTGAAGCAAATACAAAAGAATTAAACCAGTTGTTCGCAACACTAGATCCGAAAACAAGAAAATTAGAATTCCAAAATGGATTTAATGCAATCATTACAGATACGGTTGGTTTTATTCAAAAATTACCGACGACTTTAGTTGAAAGCTTTAAGTCAACATTAGAAGAAGCTGCGGATAGTGACTTTTTAATTCATGTGATAGATAATCACTCAGACCACATCGACGAACATTACCGAACTGTACAACAATTATTAAAAGAACTCGATATGTCTCATATTCCGACAATTGTTTTATTTAATAAAAGTGATTTAAATAATGAGTTAAACTATATTACGAACGACACATACTTTTTAGTCAATAAGTTTATGGAAAAAGAAGAACTTCTCAACAAATTAAAAAAAGGTATAAAAGACAATTATGAATTTTACACTCGAAATATCACGATGAATGAGATCAACGAATTATATGAGTTAAAACAAGACACTTATGTGACGAATTTAACTTTTAATGAAGATGATGAAATCTATACTGTTGAAGGGTATACAAAAGACATTTCGATTATTCAGGAGATTTTAAAGGAGAAACAATGAAACACGCACAATCTATTATTGAACAATCAGAAGCACATATTCAGCCATTAATCGATGAAAATAAAAGAATTGCTTATTATAACTTTAAAAAAGTCATGCAGGCGTTTAACAGTCATTCTGTTATGGAAAGTGATTTTACAGGAACGACTGGATATGGTTATGACGACACAGGTAGAGATAAGTTAGAAGATATTTATAGAGATGTATTTGAAGCAGAAGATGCACTCGTACGTGCTCAAATAATTTCAGGTACTCACGCGATTTCACTGAGTCTTTTATCGTTATTAAACCGAGGCGATGAATTATTATATATTACCGGTTGGCCATATGACACGTTAGAAAAAGTAATTGGTGAAAGTGAAGAAGATATCGGTAGTATGAAAGAACTCGGTATCGACTTTAACTATATCAATTTAATTGATGA encodes:
- a CDS encoding ABC transporter ATP-binding protein produces the protein MRTVFSYALKYKWIIIIGLLLMFVELAVELIQPLFIRGVIDDGITVSNLNNVWMYLGLMLAASIISTIAGVFNTYLSSYATNAFGNDLRNAIFRRVQHFTLETLSKFNGSTLITRLTQDVLISEMLVFFGMRILLRAPLLVIGSLVMSFVVNVKLGFYLTLLTPILFVFLFVTATIGAKIFSRIQKRLDKINRFFQENLSGMLLIKVNNRAEYESERFSNIAGKLRDDMIFGLRLMESILPVLLLIMNGSLLLVLYISSDLIQTNNVQVGEVVAVINYALRMQGGFSMFSFLIISATRAKASADRISEVLHEDVDELDDGRKIEHTEGSSVEFQNVSFKYVNSVSNILEDVSFKVDKNETLVIMGATGSGKSSLVNLIPRLYDATKGNVYVDGKNVKDWNVNELRDLIGYVPQSAVLFTGTIFENMLWGDEYASLNDVYDSTRKAQVHENIIRFDHQYNTQVGQRGVQLSGGQKQRLSIARALVKRPSILILDDSTSALDATTENSLWEEMDNLNVTRVIITQKISTAKTADKILLLEEGKVSAIGTHDSLLLESELYQSIVESQKTGGSFDD
- a CDS encoding ABC transporter ATP-binding protein, with product MIKFLKEPFGLKPILKKEDIGKQSRENQRRASNMSGTLKRFWKFMRDERFRILLVICIVVITSLLGIVGPFLVGQVIDNYLVPKEFDGFVTVLLILLGVYVLHSISTLAQSFIMVGASQRTVFNMRYRLFNHMQYLPIDFYNKRQQGELMSRMTNDIETISQTLNTSFIQFTTSVITLIGTVSVMLYLSPLLTVLTLTIIPLLVILIKYITNRTRPLYRIRQKRTGELNAYIEEVISGQEIVKAFSQEDYVIDQFEKRTRNLRDVTFWANLYSGMIPKIMNMLNNLSFTIVAGIGGILALTTDTVTVGIIVVFAEYARQFTRPLADLANQFNQVLSAIAGAERVFDIIDTEREKDDGMITNRNLDGHIEFKNVVFRYDKDQKCPTINNVSFDIKPGESVALIGSTGAGKTTIVQLLNRFYEVDAGEILIDGDKIEDYKRDVLKENTAFVLQDPFIFNASIKDNVRFGKLDATDEEIIEACKSANAHDFIMGLEDGYDTVIDGEKQALSVGERQLVSIARAFVRDPNILLLDEATSSIDTITELKIQEALESLMKDRTSIIIAHRLNTVRAVDRLIVLEHGEIIEIGSHEELLEQKGVYYNMVNG
- a CDS encoding RicAFT regulatory complex protein RicA family protein, whose protein sequence is MATKDEIVAAAKDVGKMIADTEEVKFFEKAEAKIHENKEVREKMASLRSLQQQAVNFQSYGKTRAYELAQEKIDALEKELDDMPIVQQFIDAQENVNDILQMVSHAISSSVTYEVIERTGGDHLEGETGAGMKNKASKDVE
- the mutS gene encoding DNA mismatch repair protein MutS, which encodes MSNVTPMMKQYLSIKEEHKDAFLFFRLGDFYELFYDDAVEAAKLLEITLTSRDKTSNIPMAGVPYHSATRYIEKLINHGYKVAICEQMEDPKAVKGMVKREVVRVITPGTLIDDFGISQDESNYILSLNHRDDIYDVVYGDISTGDMYSFETKDLDTLYTQLSRINPREIVVSNNSEAVLHNFYNDPPLITVVDGTSSEVQLLSYIESQNKQKLSHLKDIIEINVDSNLKLSQSTISNLELVENLQTKKQKGSLYWYLNKTETPMGRRKLKRLIESPLVNLEEIKNRQDVVGKLLENFIEREDIKAALNNVYDIERLTGRMSFGNIDVKGFIELRDSLEGLPNVYKLLSSIGLIDNVLFKDFDVLSDVYEMLKVLKSDAPKTIREGNIFEYGVSKELDELRDIQNNSREWLENYLSKEKEKTNIKNMKIGFNKVFGYFLEISKGQAATFDAEKYGYDRRQTLTNSERYITPELKEMEDKILKAEDESVILEYNMFIDLREKVKGHTERLQRTSEQLSILDCLISFADVSNEYQLVRPEFTEDELEIIDGRHPIVEKMLGERTYVPNDVKMDDDTFIYLITGPNMSGKSTYMRQVAIITIMSQIGMNVPAASCKIPIFDAIYTRIGASDDLSSGKSTFMIEMMEANDALKHATKNSLIIFDELGRGTSTYDGMALAEAMLKYIHNYIGAKTLFSTHYHELTDLDASLHHLMNVHVKASEKNGVLEFQHKVEKGAVEKSYGIQVAELADLPREVTIEARKVLKRLENTNDNTVDVTQLELTLDDTSEQTSTIEEKIKTLNINHISPIEALTLLSEFQDELK
- the mutL gene encoding DNA mismatch repair endonuclease MutL; the protein is MERVHVLDPVIQNKIAAGEVVERPSSIVKELVENSIDAHSTSIEVFIEESGLKKIRVVDNGEGIDDRDSRLIFERHATSKIAEDYDLFEIRSMGFRGEALASIGAVSKATVESYRKDRQPFKLEYNGGREVGYHEGKSRVGTVVTIEDLFFNTPARYKYIKSLRTEAGRIIDMMQRFSFNHPDIQFKLVFDGKVRFQTKGNGNLKEVIADVYGLNVARHSVKVEGTTPDYKLSGFVVRPEITRSNKNYINLSINSRIIKDFRLVASVVESYHTLLPKDKFPVVILNIDMDPKLVDVNVHPAKTEVRLSKLKELQRLIETTIKDALQSERLIPEMETREKKEKPVITQNVFDFAPRQVRDDYDYVSNNKINTSDFSSKESNDNKETYIEQTINDNISHSNESYDDYQDSKLPYLEIVGQVHGTYILMQNDSGMYLMDQHAAQERIKYEYFYENIQNSDERVPLLLPYHFEFSYDDVIRIDEKLNDLKALGFNIEKTGMKQYTVTEYPSWILKDDPEGDIESVIDFISNTENFSVNKYREDMSIMMSCKQSIKANHYLDENQMRTLLDDLSKCKSPYTCPHGRPVIIKWSTYEIEKMFNRIMK